The following coding sequences are from one Fundulus heteroclitus isolate FHET01 unplaced genomic scaffold, MU-UCD_Fhet_4.1 scaffold_128, whole genome shotgun sequence window:
- the rassf1 gene encoding ras association domain-containing protein 1 isoform X2: MTNCELIELKDLSVTDTIELAAPSGHIAPAPAYPGQPSLHRVVRLVGDSVSIEGPVRHARGGAVGHDFQPYGYTHLTWCDLCGEFIWGLYKQSLRCANCSYTCHYRCRPFIQLDCSTHGSVVTEDADCSEDSIETDTNVNKDGTYTGFIKVHFQLLRPISLPPSRSQSWTEEEEDQKDRLAKRRTSFYLPKDAAKHLHVSSETRVREVIEALLNKFTVVDNPAKFALFESAEKQSQVFMRKLSDDERPLFLRLCAGPSESALKLVLKENETGDVNWDAFSFPELNNFLRILQREEEEHVRQIVKRYAHARDMIRHAMARVTTPG; encoded by the exons ATGACTAACTGTGAGCTGATTGAGCTGAAGGACCTCAGTGTGACTGATACCATCGAGCTGGCTGCTCCATCCGGACACATCGCCCCGGCGCCTGCATATCCGGGCCAGCCAAGCCTCCACCGCGTCGTCCGTCTGGTTGGAGACAGCGTCAGCATCGAGGGACCGGTCCGTCATGCGAGAGGGGGTGCCGTGGGCCATGACTTCCAGCCCTACGGCTACACACATCTTACCTGGTGTGACCTGTGTGGAGAATTCATCTGGGGACTCTATAAGCAGTCCCTGCGCTGTGCCA ACTGCAGCTACACTTGTCACTACCGCTGCCGACCGTTCATCCAGCTGGACTGCAGCACGCATGGAAGTGTGGTAACAGAGGACGCAGACTGCAGTGAGGACTCCATTGAGACCGACACAAATGTG AATAAAGATGGGACATACACAGGTTTCATAAAGGTCCACTTCCAGTTACTTCGTCCCATCTCCCTACCACCTTCTCGGAGCCAGAGctggacagaggaggaggaggatcaaAAGGACCGACTGGCGAAGCGGCGGACGTCTTTCTACCTCCCCAAAGATGCGGCAAAGCACCTTCATGTGAGCTCAGAAACCCGGGTGCGAGAAGTCATCGAGGCGTTGCTCAACAAGTTCACTGTGGTGGACAATCCGGCAAAGTTTGCCTTGTTTGAAAGTGCTGAAAAGCAAAGTCAAG TGTTCATGCGTAAGCTGTCTGATGACGAGCGCCCTCTGTTTTTGCGCTTGTGTGCTGGCCCCAGTGAGTCAGCCTTGAAACTGGTTTTAAAGGAGAACGAAACCGGGGATGTCAAT TGGGATGCCTTCAGCTTTCCTGAGCTGAACAACTTTCTGCGAATCTTGCAACGCGAGGAAGAAGAGCATGTGCGGCAGATCGTGAAGCGCTACGCTCATGCAAGAGACATGATAAGGCACGCGATGGCCCGCGTAACCACCCCTGGTTGA
- the rassf1 gene encoding ras association domain-containing protein 1 isoform X1 yields MTNCELIELKDLSVTDTIELAAPSGHIAPAPAYPGQPSLHRVVRLVGDSVSIEGPVRHARGGAVGHDFQPYGYTHLTWCDLCGEFIWGLYKQSLRCANCSYTCHYRCRPFIQLDCSTHGSVVTEDADCSEDSIETDTNVDEKTELGRQELSVVEVQQKVKEYNALINNNLYMVDNKDGTYTGFIKVHFQLLRPISLPPSRSQSWTEEEEDQKDRLAKRRTSFYLPKDAAKHLHVSSETRVREVIEALLNKFTVVDNPAKFALFESAEKQSQVFMRKLSDDERPLFLRLCAGPSESALKLVLKENETGDVNWDAFSFPELNNFLRILQREEEEHVRQIVKRYAHARDMIRHAMARVTTPG; encoded by the exons ATGACTAACTGTGAGCTGATTGAGCTGAAGGACCTCAGTGTGACTGATACCATCGAGCTGGCTGCTCCATCCGGACACATCGCCCCGGCGCCTGCATATCCGGGCCAGCCAAGCCTCCACCGCGTCGTCCGTCTGGTTGGAGACAGCGTCAGCATCGAGGGACCGGTCCGTCATGCGAGAGGGGGTGCCGTGGGCCATGACTTCCAGCCCTACGGCTACACACATCTTACCTGGTGTGACCTGTGTGGAGAATTCATCTGGGGACTCTATAAGCAGTCCCTGCGCTGTGCCA ACTGCAGCTACACTTGTCACTACCGCTGCCGACCGTTCATCCAGCTGGACTGCAGCACGCATGGAAGTGTGGTAACAGAGGACGCAGACTGCAGTGAGGACTCCATTGAGACCGACACAAATGTG GATGAGAAGACTGAACTGGGTAGACAAGAGCTAAGTGTTGTCGAGGTTCAGCAGAAGGTGAAGGAGTACAACGCTCTGATTAACAACAATCTCTACATGGTGGAC AATAAAGATGGGACATACACAGGTTTCATAAAGGTCCACTTCCAGTTACTTCGTCCCATCTCCCTACCACCTTCTCGGAGCCAGAGctggacagaggaggaggaggatcaaAAGGACCGACTGGCGAAGCGGCGGACGTCTTTCTACCTCCCCAAAGATGCGGCAAAGCACCTTCATGTGAGCTCAGAAACCCGGGTGCGAGAAGTCATCGAGGCGTTGCTCAACAAGTTCACTGTGGTGGACAATCCGGCAAAGTTTGCCTTGTTTGAAAGTGCTGAAAAGCAAAGTCAAG TGTTCATGCGTAAGCTGTCTGATGACGAGCGCCCTCTGTTTTTGCGCTTGTGTGCTGGCCCCAGTGAGTCAGCCTTGAAACTGGTTTTAAAGGAGAACGAAACCGGGGATGTCAAT TGGGATGCCTTCAGCTTTCCTGAGCTGAACAACTTTCTGCGAATCTTGCAACGCGAGGAAGAAGAGCATGTGCGGCAGATCGTGAAGCGCTACGCTCATGCAAGAGACATGATAAGGCACGCGATGGCCCGCGTAACCACCCCTGGTTGA